DNA sequence from the Actinomycetota bacterium genome:
CGTTCAGCTCAGTGGGACACATGGGGTTCGTGATGCTCGGCATCGCCACGCTCACACCGATCGGGATCAACGCGGCGATCTTCGGCATGGTCGCGCACGGGGTCATCACCGGCATGCTTTTCTTCTGCGTCGGTTCGCTGTACGACCGCTACCACACCCGTGAGATCGCCGAGATCGGCGGCGGGGTGCTGCAGAAACTTCCGTACCTCGGGGGCGTGTTCGCGTTCGTTGCGATCGCCTCGCTCGGACTGCCCGGTCTGGCCGGCTTCTGGGGCGAGGTGATGGCGCTGCTGTCGGCGTTCAATCCTTCGTCGATCCTCGATCAGGCTGGGCACACGTTGTTGTTCCGGGTGTTCATGGTCGCCGGGGGCATCGGTACGATTCTCACGGCCGGCTATTTCCTGTGGATGCTCCAGCGCGTGAACATGGGCACGCTTCCCGACAAGTGGCGCGAGGCGGGGTTCGGCGACGTCGTCGCCGTCGAGTGGGTCTCGTGGACGCCCCTTCTCATCGCGACGGTGGCGCTCGGATTGTTCCCGAGCCTGGTCTTCGGCGTCACGCAGGAGCCGGTCGAGGCGCTCGCGCGGGTGCTGGGCGGGGGTTGAGAGATCAGATCGTGCACCCCTCGGACGGGTCGTAGCGAGCGATGAACCAGTCGATCGACTACCACGCCATCCTGCCCGAGACGATCCTGTCGGCGACGATCCTGCTCGTGCTGATCGCCGATGCGTTCCTCTCGGCGCGGCGAAAGTGGTTCACGATGCCGATCGGTTTCGTCGGCACCGTCGCCGCCCTCGTCGCGACGCTGACGCTGATCGGGGAGGACCGGACGACGTTCGATGGCATGTTCATCGTCGACGGGTTCGCCGTGCTGTTCAAGACGTTCTTCCTCGTGGTTGCGCTGCTCGTCTTGCTCATCTCGCTCCGGTACTTCCGCGATGGGCGCTTCTACCAGGGCGAGTACTACTTCCTGTTGCTCACGTCGTTCCTGGGCTGCCTCTTGATGCCGTCCTCGCGGGACCTGTTGATGCTGTTCATCTCGCTCGAGCTCGTCAGCGCGCCGGGATTCCTCATCGCGGCGTTCCGCAAGTCGGATCCGCGTTCGAACGAGGCGGGGCTGAAGTTCTTCCTGATCGGCGTGCTCTCGACCGCCGTGATGCTCTACGGGATGAGCCTGATCTACGGCGTTGCGGGCTCGTTGAACCTGGGAGAGATCGCGACCGCGCTATCCGGACCGCTTCCGAGAGGACAGGAGACGTTGGTGCTCGCCGCGATCCTGTTCGTCGTCGCCGGGTTCGCATTCAAGGTGAGCGCGGTGCCGTTCCAGTTCTGGGCGCCGGACACGTACGAGGGAGCTCCCGTTCCCGTCGCCGCCTTCCTGGCGACCGCGTCCAAAGCGGCGGGCTTCGCCGGGCTGCTGCAGCTGATGTTCGTCGCGTTCGTGAACCAGCACGCGTTCTGGACGCCCATCTTCGCCGCGCTGTCGATCGCCACGATGACGATCGGGAACCTCGTGGCACTCCAGCAACAGCAGGTGGTTCGCCTGCTCGCGTACTCGAGCATCGCCCAGGCCGGCTACATGTTGCTGCCGTTCGCGCTGGTCTCATCCGACACAGGCGTGAACCAGGACGCGTTCGCCGCGGCCGTGACCTACATCTTGATCTACGCGATCATGACGCTGGGCGCGTTCGCAGTGGTGATCGCCATGTCGCGCGAGTCGCGCGGGCTGCTGATCTCGGACTTCGCGGGTCTCGGCCGGCGCGCGGGTTTGCTCGCGTTCGCCATGACCGTGTTCATGGTCTCGCTTGCCGGGATCCCACCCACGGCCGGATTCTGGGCGAAGTTCGTCGTGTTCGGGGCGGCGATCGAGCGCGGCGGGATCGGAACCGTCCTCGCCGTGATCATGATCGTGAACTCGGTGATCAGCCTGTACTACTACCTGGCGGTGCCGCGGCAGATGCTGTTCGTCGAGCCCGAGCAGGACCGACCACTGATGTCGCCGGCGCTCGTCACCGCAGTGACCTTCATCACGACGGTGGCGGTGGTCGCAATCGGCGTCTGGCCGGAGCTCATCGCGAGGTTCCCGCCGCTCTCAACCCTCGTCGAGCGCTGACTCACTGTCGCCTTCGCGACGAACCTGGTGAGGCGGTGTGACGAACGACCTGTGAGAACATGCAGGTACCGACCGACCTTGGCCGCCGGGCGGAGGTCGTCGTGTATGTCGGCAACGTTCGAAGGAGGATGAGGTCGAGTTGATCGGCCTGAACAGAGTCAAGACCTGGATCCTGATCGCGGCCCTGGGTGGCCTGTTCATCGTCATCGGGAGCGTGCTCGGCGGATCGCAGGGAGCCATCATCGCGCTCGCGATCGCGCTTGTCTTCAACTTCTCGATGTACTGGTTCAGCGACAAGATCGCCATTGCTACGACGCGGTCCAAGCCCGTCACGGAGCAGGAGGCGCCGGAGCTCTACCGGATCGTCCGAGAGCTCACGGAGACGAATCGGATGCCGATGCCTCGCATCTACGTCTCGGACATGATGCAGCCGAACGCGTTCGCCACGGGGCGGAACCCCGACCACGCCGCCGTCTCCGTGACGAAGGGCATCCTGCAGATCCTCGACGAACGCGAGCTCCGCGGCGTTCTGGCCCACGAGCTCTCACACGTCGCCAACCGCGACATCCTGATCTCCAGCATCGCCGCGGCCATCGGGCTGAGCATCACGTTCCTTGCGCGATTCGCGCTGTGGTTCGGCGGGGACGACGAGAACCCGCTCGGCGCGTTCGGGCTGTTGTTCGCGTGGATCCTGGCGCCGATCGCCGCTGCGATCATCCAGATGGCCGTGAGCCGTTCGCGCGAGTACCAGGCCGACGAGTCCGGGGCGATCTTGTCGGGCGACCCCGACGCGCTTGCCAGCGCTCTGCGGAAGCTCGAGGCGTCGGCCAAGCAGGTGCCGGTCCCGGCGACGGTGAGCCCCGCGGAGGCGCACCTGTTCATCGTGAATCCGTTCCGCGGACGTCAGGCTTCGAGGAGCCTGGCGAACCTGTTCTCGACGCACCCGCCGACGGAAGCGCGCGTCGCGCGTCTCGAGGAGATCAAGCGCGAGCTGGCCGTCTGACGCCCGTTCGTTCAGAGAAGATCGACGACAGCCCGGAGGTCCCGGATCACCCGGTGGTCTCGGGGCTCGCTCACTCCCTCAACGGGAGACGCCTCGTCGCGCAGCATGAGCAGCGTTCGCATGCCGAGGGCCGCCGCTGCGTCGCAGTATCCCGCCTGGTCATCGACGAACACGGTGGCCGAGGGTTCCGGGTTTCCGATCGCGTCGAGCGCGGCGAGGTAGATCTCGGGGTCGGGTTTCGCCGCGCCGACCTCGAAGGAGAGGAGGACCGCGTCGACCGCCTCGGCGATGCCGAGGCGATCGACGATCGGCCGCGTCGAGTGATCGCAGTTGCTGACCACGCCCACGGGTACGTCGAGCGCCCGAAGCTCGGCGATCACCGGCAGTGCGTCGTCCCAGAGATGGACGCCCCGCTCGAGCACGTCCCCCTCCAGTCGTGCGAGTTCGCCTACCAGAGCCTCGGATGCCTCGACGTCTGCCGCCTCGAGCACCGCTCGAAGGTCGCCCTCCACGCTCTCGAACTCACCTAGGGACCGGCGCCTGCGTGTGGTCGCGAACGCGTTCATCAACCTTCGCGGCTCGACGCCGGTTCGTTCGGAGAACAGCGCGCGGAGCCTGGGCCACTCGGTCCACGCGAGCGTATCGTAGAGGTCGAGCAGGACGGCCCGGACGGCCGTCACGGTCTCGTCAGGACCCGAGCTCGGCGCAGAACTCCGAGAACGCGTCGACGTACCGCTGGACATCCTCCTCGGTGTGTTGCACCGAGATCGTCCATTGCTCCTCGTCGCCCGGGGTCATGAAGATCCCGCGATTGATCATCCACGAGAACGAGGCGTAGAAGAGCTCCGGGATCGTCTCCAGGAAGTCGCGGTAGTTCTCGAGCGGTTCCTTCCGGTACGAGACGCAGCCCTTCGCTCCGAGGTCGACGGCGTGAGCCGGAAGGTCGCTGTCGCCGATGGCCCGCTCGCAACCCTCGGCCAACATCGTGCCGAGCTTCCCGAGGTGGTCGTACGCGTCCTTGGTCAGCACCTCGGTGAGCGCGGCCAGACCTGCCGCGGCCGACAGCGGGTTCCCGTTGAACGTTCCCTGCTGCGCGGCGCCGCGCGAGACGAGGTCCATGAACCGAGCTTCGCCGCCGAACGCGCCGATCGTCGCGCCGCCCCCCACGGCCTTGGCGTACGCGGCGAGATGAGGCCTGACTCCGAACCGCTCGGTCGTTCCACCGTAGGCGATCGTCCCACCGCACTTCACCTCGTCGTAGATCAACGCGGCGCCATTCCGCTCGCACGCGTCGCGGAGCGCTTGGAGGTAGCCGGGCTTCGGCGGAACGAGACCGATGTTCATCATCACCGGCTCGAGGATCACCGCCGCGATCCGGTCCGGGTTGTCGGCGAACGCCTGCTCGACCGCGTTGGCGTCGTTGAACGGGACGACGATCACGGTGTCCCATAGCGCGCGGGGCACACCCTTCGAGGTCGGCTCGGTCGTGTACCACGTGCGGCCTTGCTGGTCGACGTTGTGACGAAGCCCGAGGACGTCGGCCTCCGGCACGACGGAGAACAGGACCGAGTCGTGGTGCCCGTGATAGGAGCCCTCCATCTTCACGATGAGGTCGCGGCCGGTCGCGGCACGTGCGACCCGGATCGCGTCCATCGTCGCCTCGGTCCCCGAGTTCACGAAGCGCATCTGCTCGAGCTGGAACCGCTCGCATATCGCCTCGGCCAGCGCGACGGTGGTCTCCGTGGTGACGGCGAAGTGGATGCCCTGGTCGGCGACCTTGCGGATCGCCTCGACGATCTTCGGGTGCGCGTGCCCGACGACGTTCACGCCGAAGCCGCCGTGGAAGTCGATGTACTCGGTCCCGTCGACGTCCCACACCTTCGACCCCTGCCCCTTGCTCAGGTAAACGGGATAGGGGTGGCCGGCCTGGAAGTTGGAGGCCACACCGTTCGGCATGCTCCGCATGGCGCGCTCGAACAGGCTCTTCGACGCCGCCGTCCGTTCGAGGAGTCGGGCGCTCTCTCGTTCGGCGATCTCGTCCGCGCGGGCCTTCAGTCGTTCGACGTCCACTCGACCACCTCCGATCGGCGCACTGTACTCGTCGTTTGAACGGCGAGACAAAGCGGCACGTCGGAGGCGGCTACGGGCGGAAGTTGACGAACTGGAGCGCGAGGCCGAAGTCCTTCTCCTTGACGGCCCGGATCACCGTCTGCAGGTCGTCCTTGGCCTTTCCGGTGATGCGGACCTGGTCCCCCTGGACCTGCGCCTGAACCTTGACCTTGAGGCCCTTCACGAACTTCACCAGCTCGCGCGCCTTGTCGTCGGAGATCCCTACGTTCACGTCGATCGACTGTTTCTGGGTGCCCTTCGCCGCAGGTTGTACCGGGCCGAAGTGGAGCGCCTTCAGGCTGATCTCGCGTCGCACGGCCTTCTCCTTCAGGACCTCGACCGCCGCCTTCAGCCGGTCCTCTGTGGACGAGCGCACCTCGATCACCTTCTCGTCCTGGGAGATCGCCGTGCCGGTGTCCTTGAAGTCGAACCGCTGCGCGAGCTCTCGGCGGGCCTGATCGACCGCGTTCGTGACTTCGGGCATCGAGACCTGGGACACGATGTCGAATGAGAAATCGGTCTTTGCCACGCGGGACATCTTACGAAGCGGCGCGCGCTCGCCATTCCTGCGTGGCGGCGCGCAATGGCGCCCGGGCCTGGAACGCTTGCTATCCTCGTCATCGTTCCCCGGGAGGGTGCCCGAGCGGCCAAAGGGAGCGGTCTGTAAAATCGCCGGCGTAGCCTACGGAGGTTCGAATCCTCCCCCTCCCACGCCCTTCTTGCACCGAACGAACGCGTAGCGACAGCAATCGCCGGTCGACTACGGGCGTGCGTGACACACGATTGCTCCCTGCCACAACGTCGGAAGGATCGGCGCGCCCCCGCCCAGGCGGCGACGGATGCCCACCTTGAGCCGGCTCCGCAACGGCGTCGGCCCGTCGACGACCTCCACTCGCGTGAACCCGGCCGTCTCGAGCATCGCCACGACAGCTCCTGGGTTCGGTCCCCACCAGTTGGTCGGGTCGCTGTTCGCCTCCGCGCGGGGGTAGAACGCAGCGGCGGGACGGCGCGTCCACGTTGCGTCCACGAACGTGCTCATGATCAACAACTCGCGCGTCACCGAGAAGACGCGCTCCAGCGCGAGCAGCGGATGCTTCATGTGGTACAGCACGCCGAGGAAGAACACGACGTCGAACACGCCGACTGTTTCTGGAGAGAGATCGAGCACGTCGAGCTCACGGTCCTCGACCCGCGATCCGAGCGCGCGGCGTGCCAGCTCGAACCCGTCTTTCGTGCCCCACCCCTGGCCAGTCCATGAAAACGAATCGGTGGCGAGCACGCGCGAAGCGCCCCGCCGTTCGGCCTCGAACGAGAAGAACCCGTCCCACGCGCCGACGTCGAGGACGGTCTTGCCCGACAGGTCGTCCGGTATGTGGATCTTCGGGAGTCGTGACGGCGTGTCGTCGGCCCCAGGGGTCACGACGCCGTCGCCGAGCGGAATCGAGTGGTACCAGTTGACCTTCGAGACCTCGGAGCGAAGATTCATCGCGTTCACGTCGTGTCAACCGAACCGGTCGTACAACTCGCTCGCGGGGTCGAAGAACCCACCGGCTGGACGGGCGTGCGCGTGCCAGTGGTCCGGGATGCGTCGTCGCTCGTCGTCGATCCAGAACCCTTCCGGGTAGCGCTCGGCCGCGATCTGCTCCAGGCGCGTTCGGAGTCGCCGCTCATCGTCGTCGTCGGGGAGCCCGTGCGTCCGCCACACGATCATCGGCGTCGCGCACACCAGGCAGTCGGCCACCCAGCACTCATCGTCCTCGAAGTGCCACGCGGTGACGTGGTCGGCGCGGCAGAGCAAACAGCCGTCGCTCATACCGGGACGCCAACCAGCCGAACGCGATCGCCGACGTCGATGCGGTGCTCGTCGAAGAATCCCTGGTTCACCTCGAGCGCACCGACGAAGTCGACTCCGGGGTCGTACGACGGACACTCGTCGTCGGGACACGGTTCCATGTCGAGGATCGCAACGATCGCACCGCTCTCGTTCCAGAACGCGATCGAGAGCGGGATGAGCGTGTCCTTCATCCAGAACGAGCCGGGGGTCGGTTCGGGAAACAGGAAGGCCATCCCGGCGCCGGCGGGGAGCTTCGTTCGGCCCATGAGACCGACGCGTCGCTCGAACCCCTCGTCGGCGACCTCCACGTCGACGGAGACGGGTCCGTCGGCCGCCTCGATCACGAGCCGCGGGCGCTCGGCCGCGCTCTCGCTGGGCGCTGGTGCGTCCGCGCACGCCACCGCGGCGAACGCGAGCACGAGCGCCATCAGCCGCGACACGCTGGTGCGGTCGATCCTGCCCACCTCCTCGCTATCATGGCCGCTCCGCCGGAGTAGCTCAGTCGGCAGAGCACCTCCATGGTAAGGAGGGGGTCAGGGGTTCGAATCCCCTCTCCGGCTCGACGCGCGAACGTTCTCCCTGGAAGTTGGTCTGTCCATCGGCGAGCTCTGAGCGAGTTGCGGAGGGGCGCCCGCCACGGGTTGCGTGACGCCCGGGCAGATGTGCGCGAAGGTACACCCAACATGGCCGGTTCGCCGCCCGCGTCTCGGCGGTTCTCGCCCGCGCTCTCCAACGACCTCGTCGTAGCCGTCCTGGTCGGCGCGGCCTATTGGTTCGCAGCCGAGCTGAGCCTGAAGCTCGCGCTGATCGAGCGCAACATCACGCCTCTGTGGCCCCCATCGGGCATCGCCGTCGTCGGGCTCCTCCTCTTCGGCCGGAGGCTGTGGCCGGCGATCGCGATCGCTGCGTTCGCCGTCAACCTCCCGATCAGTGAAACGGCGCTCGCCGCCGCTGCAACTGCAGTAGGAAACACCGTCGCCCCACTCATCGCCGCCATGCTCCTGCTCGCGACGGGGTTCCACAGCCGGATGGACCGCCCGCGCGACGTCGTCGCGCTCGTCGGCCTGGCGGCACTTCTCAGCATGCTCGTCAGTGCGACGATCGGTTCGGGCACGCTCGTGCTTTCGGGCGCCATCCCCACCGAGCGGTTCCTCGCCGCATGGTCCGTGTGGTGGGCCGGCGACGCCGTCGGCGTGCTCGTCTTCGCTCCGCTCCTACTGTTCCTCTCGACGATCCGCGAGCGACGCGTCGCGTTCCGGTGGGCGACCGCGTTCGAGGCCGCGGCGCTCGGCGTGGTTCTCGTCCTGGTGGCCGCATACGCCGTCACCTCCGATATTCAGCTGCTGTTCCTCGTCCTGCCCGTCGTCGGGTGGGCGGCGTGGCGGTTCCGGCACGCCGGTGCGGCGCCGGCGGTGATCATCGCGTGCGTCGCGGCGACGTGGGCCGCCGTCGAAGGTCGTGGTCCGTTCGCCAACGCGCGGCTGTTCGACACGATGCTGACGCTTCAGGCGTTCAACGCAACGGTCGCCTTCACCGCGTTCCTCCTGGCGTCCCTCGTCGAGGAGCGAGCGCGCGCACGACAAGCCCTCGAACGCGCCGCGGCGGATCTCGAGACCCGCGTCCAGCAACGTACGTCCGAGCTGTCGGCCGCGAACGAGCTCCTCGAACGCGAGGTCGCCGAACGACGCGAGGCCGAGTCCCGCCTCCGGCGAAGTGAACGCGCGCTGGCCGAGGCGCACGAGGTCGCTCGGATCGGGACCTGGGAGTGGGACGTCATCACGGGCGAAGTGCACTGGTCCGACGAGATGTACCGGATCCACGGCGCCGAACCACAGTCGTTCCCGGTGACGTTCGACAGGGCGATCGAGCTCGCCCCACCGGAAGATCAGTCCCGGATCCGCGAGAACGTGCAGTCTGCGCTCGAGAGCGGCCGCACGCGCGTCGCCGACATCGAGTACCGGGTCGTCCTTCCCGACGGCGAGACGCGACACCTGTTCGGCCGGGCGCGTCTGACGCGCGACGCAGCCGGGGCACCGGTTCGGATGCTCGGCATCGTCCAAGACGTGACCGAGCGTCACCAGTTCGAGCGGGAGCACCGCATCGCCGACACGCTGCAAACGGCGCTGCTGCCGCGTTCGTTCGACGACATCGAGGGCGTCGAGGTCGCCGCACGGTACGAGCCGGCCGAAGCGGGGTTCAACGCCGGTGGCGACTGGTACGACGTTGTCCCCATCACGCCGTCGACCGTCGCCCTCGTGATCGGCGACGTCGCGGGACACGGACTCGAGGCGGCGAGCCTCATGGGACAGCTCCGGATGGCCGTGCGCGCGTACGCGCTCGAGGGGCATCCGCCGCATGTCGTCGCGGTCCGCGCGGAGGCGTTGCTCCGCCAGATTGCCTCGGACCAGATGGTGACGATGCTCTACCTCGTCGTTGACCTCGACACGCTCGAGGGCCGGCTGGTGAACGCTGGCCATCCGCCGCCGCTCGTCGTAAACGGGACCGCCGCCCAGTTCCTCGATGCCCCGCCGGGGCCCCCGATGGGGATCGGCGAGCACGCGCGGTTCGGAGAGACCAGCGTCCGCATAGAGCCGGGGACAACGCTCATCCTGTACACGGACGGCCTGGTCGACCGGCGCGATCTCGCGCTCGACGACGGCCTCGCGCGGTTGCTCCGCATCGCTGAGGCGCACGCCTTGCTCAACGTCGAAGAGCTCTGTGACCGGCTGCTTGCCGAGATGGTTCCGGGCGACGTGACCGACGACATCGCGCTGCTCGCCATCCGGCAGCTACCCGTTCCGGCCGAGGGCGTTCATCTCCGCATCGATGCCGAACCCAGGACGCTCTCGCGCGTCCGGCGCTCGCTCCACCGATGGCTCTCGGTCAACGGGGTCCCGCGGCCGGACTCCGAGGAGATCGTCCTTGCCTCGACCGAGGCCGTGACCAACTCGATCCGGCATGCGTATGGCCCCGGGGACGGCTGGGTGGACATCCAGGCGCGGCTCGACGACGGCCACGTCGATGTCGAGGTTCGCGACGGCGGAAAATGGCGCCCGCTTCGCGGCGGTGACGGGGGGCGGGGGCTGGGGATGATCCATGCGTGCATGCCCGAGGTGACGATCGAGCGGGGCGGATCGGGGACGACCGTTCGCATGAGGCGCCCGGTGTCGACTGCGGGCAGCCAGTGACCGGGCCCGCCCGAATGACCTTGGAGGGCGACGGCGAGGTCCTGACCGCGCGGATCACCGGCGAGATCGACCTGTCCAACGCGTCCGAGCTCGAGGAGACCATCGTCGACGCGGTGCAGAACACGGCGCTCGGGATGGTCGTCGATCTGTCAGGCGTGGAGTATCTCGACAGCGCCGGCGTTCGAATGCTCGTGCACCTCGTGGAGCGCTTCCGGTGGCGGCAGCAGGTCATGCGGGCGGCGGCCCCCGACGGCTCCCGCGTCCGGGGTGTCCTGTCGATGGCCGGCGCGGACGGCGTCATCCCCGTCGACGCGACGGTGACCGACGCTCGCGAGTGGATCGTCGCCGCGGCCGACGAGGCGGCGAATCGCGAGGAACCGGGCGCATGAGAGTCTGCCCAAACGTCCCCTCCACCAGGTCATCTCGCTGCGTGCACGGGTAGACTTCGGCGGCCGGGCGGGGTAGCTCAGTGGCAGAGCAAGCGGCTCATAATCGCTGTGTCGCGGGTTCGAATCCCGCCCCCGCTACGAGCAACTGAGCGCGGGTCCAGGGGAGCACGAGCACATGGCGAAGAAGAAGTTCGAGCGGAACAAGCCGCACGTGAACATCGGGACGATCGGTCACATCGACCACGGCAAGACGACCCTCACCGCCGCGATCACGAAGGTTCAGGCGTCGAAGGGCCTCGCCGATTTCACGCCGTTCGACCAGATCGACAAGGCGCCGGAGGAGCGCGAGCGCGGGATCACCATCGCCATCGCTCACGTCGAGTATCAGACGGACTCGCGCCACTACGCGCACGTCGATTGCCCTGGTCACGCCGACTACATCAAGAACATGATCACCGGCGCCGCTCAGATGGACGGGGCGATCCTGGTCGTCTCCGCTGCCGATGGGCCGATGCCCCAGACGCGCGAGCACGTCCTGCTCGCCCGTCAGGTCGGTGTTCCATACATCGTCGTCGCGCTCAACAAGTGCGACATGGTCGACGACCCGGAGCTTCTCGACCTGGTCGAGCTGGAGGTCCGCGAGCTCCTGTCGTCCTACGAGTTCCCTGGTGACGAGGTGCCCGTGATCCACGTGAGCGCACTCAAGGCGCTCGAGGGCGACGACACCTGGATCGGCAAGATCGACGAGCTCCTCGCGGCGTGCGACACCTATATCCCCGAACCGACGCGCGACGTCGACAAGCCGTTCCTGATGTCGATCGAGGACGTCTTCTCCATCACCGGGCGCGGCACCGTCGTCACGGGTCGCGTCGAGCGCGGGATCCTCAAGAAGATGGAAGAGGTGGAGATCGTCGGTATCAAGGACACGCGAAAGACCACCGCCACCGACCTCGAGATGTTCCGCAAGCTCCTCGACGAGGTACAGGCCGGCGACAACGTCGGCGTGCTGCTCAGGGGCATCGACAAAGAAGAGGTCGAGCGAGGTCAGGTGCTCTCCAAGCCCGGAACGATCACGCCGCACACCGACTTCGCCGCGCAGGTCTATGTCCTGTCCAAGGACGAGGGCGGACGGCACACGCCGTTCTTCAACGGCTACCGTCCGCAGTTCTACTTCCGGACGACCGACGTGACCGGCACGGCGAACCTCCCCGAGGGTGTCGAGATGGTCATGCCCGGTGACAACGTCGAGATGACCGTGAACCTCATCGCGCCGATCGCCATGGAGGAGGGCCTGCGCTTCGCGATCCGCGAGGGCGGCCGAACCGTGGGGGCCGGCCGAGTGACCAAGATCACCGCGTAGGGATCACATGGCGAAGAAAGAAGGCAACCGGCCGACGATCACGCTCGCCTGCACCGAGTGCAAGCGGCGCAACTACGTGACGGTCAAGAACAGGGTGAACGACCGTGACCGGATCGAGCTACGGAAGTACTGCCGGTGGGACCGCCGTCACACGGTTCACCGCGAGACACGCTGAATCGCTTACCGGAAGTACGCCGCTGTCAGCTCGTTCGCTCGGCGGGTTCGGGCGGATCGGTCACGTTGACGGTGTCGACCTTGCCGTAGCGAATCGCGAGCGCGAGCGCTTCAACCTTCGAGTGCACGGCGAGCTTCGTCAGCACGTTTTGCACGTGCGTCCGCAACGTGTTCGGCGTGACGCGGAGCAGCGTCGAGATCTCGTCTTGCGACTTGCCCTCGGCCATGAGCGAGAGGATCTCCGTCTCGCGCGGCGTGAGTCGGTCCAGTCGTCGAGCCGCGTCGTCATCGGTCTGTCGACGACGGCGGAGGCGACGCATCGCCCCCTCGACCTCGGTCTCGTCGTGCAGCGGCTCCCCTCGGTGGGCTCGCCGAACCGATGTGGCGACGTTCACGATCGCCTCTGTCTTCTGCAGCATGCCGACGGCACCGGCCGCGACGGCGCGTGCGAGCAGGTGCTCGTCCTCGTGGCCGGACAGGATCAACACGGCGGCGTTCGGGTCGGCCTCCTTGATACGGCGCGTCGCCTCTATGCCGTTCATGCCCGGCATCGCCACGTCCATCAGCACCACGTCGGGCTGGTGCTCGGACGCGGCGCGGATCGCCTGGGTGGCATCGGTGGCGACGTGGACGATGCGGAAGTCCTTCTCGCGCGCGAGCGCGAGCTCGAGCGCCTCGCCGAACGTCCGCTCGTCGTCGACGATGAGGACCGTGATCGCCTTCGAGCGCGGACCCGTCTTGCCCTCCACACTCTCCGGCACGTGATTTCCCTGCCGGGCGGGATTGCCTTCAGCGGTCATGGATTCCATTCGCCCGATCGTAGGTGGCATCATGCCGCGAGTCACGCAACGTCGCTCGGTTGTCGAGGCGCATGGCTGGGGCTACGTTCGCAGCATGATCGGGAGGTGTGAATAGGCCGTGCGGGAGACAGCCGCGGGTGGGACCAGGGTGTCGGTCGTTCTCCCCAACGACGTTCCACGCATGAGCGCTCCGACCGACGACGCGTCGTGGCACTGAACGCCCAGCTCGTCGGCAAGACCTATCCACCAATCGCGTTCCCGCTCGAAGCGGAGCGTGTGGCGCAGTTCGCCGCGGTCATCGGGCACGAAGGCGACGACGTGCCGCCGACGTTCGCCACGGCGCCCGAGCTCGCCGCGGGACTCCGGAACGTGCTCGCGGACGACGAGCTCGGACTCGATCTATCCCGTGTGCTGCACGCTGAACAGGAGTACGAGTGGAGACGTCCGCTCACCATCGGCGAGACGCTCACCGCACAGACGACGATCGCCGACATCCGGACGAAAGGCGCCATGAGCTTCGTCACGCTGCACACCGACCTGCGCGACGAGGCGCGCCGAACGGTCGTCGTCGCAACGAGCACGCTGCTCGTTCGGGGCGACGGGTGACGATGGCGACGGAACACGTCCACGTGGGTGACGAGCTACCCACGCTCGAGCGCGTCGTCTCGCGGGAGGATATGAAGAACTACGCCGACGCGTCCGGCGACCAGAATCCTCTGCACCTCAACGACGACGCCGCGAAGGCCGCTGGTTTCCCGGGCGTGATTGCGCACGGGATGTACACGATGTCTCACCTGGCGACGTCGATCGTTCGATGGGCAGGCGACGTCTCGGTACTCACGAGGCTCCGCGTGCAGTTCCGCGCACCCGTGTTCGTCGGCGAGACGATCGTCGCGGGGGGCAAGGTCATCGACGTGCAGACCGATCGCCGGACGGCCA
Encoded proteins:
- a CDS encoding DUF1698 domain-containing protein, translating into MNLRSEVSKVNWYHSIPLGDGVVTPGADDTPSRLPKIHIPDDLSGKTVLDVGAWDGFFSFEAERRGASRVLATDSFSWTGQGWGTKDGFELARRALGSRVEDRELDVLDLSPETVGVFDVVFFLGVLYHMKHPLLALERVFSVTRELLIMSTFVDATWTRRPAAAFYPRAEANSDPTNWWGPNPGAVVAMLETAGFTRVEVVDGPTPLRSRLKVGIRRRLGGGAPILPTLWQGAIVCHARP
- the rpmG gene encoding 50S ribosomal protein L33 produces the protein MAKKEGNRPTITLACTECKRRNYVTVKNRVNDRDRIELRKYCRWDRRHTVHRETR
- the tuf gene encoding elongation factor Tu is translated as MAKKKFERNKPHVNIGTIGHIDHGKTTLTAAITKVQASKGLADFTPFDQIDKAPEERERGITIAIAHVEYQTDSRHYAHVDCPGHADYIKNMITGAAQMDGAILVVSAADGPMPQTREHVLLARQVGVPYIVVALNKCDMVDDPELLDLVELEVRELLSSYEFPGDEVPVIHVSALKALEGDDTWIGKIDELLAACDTYIPEPTRDVDKPFLMSIEDVFSITGRGTVVTGRVERGILKKMEEVEIVGIKDTRKTTATDLEMFRKLLDEVQAGDNVGVLLRGIDKEEVERGQVLSKPGTITPHTDFAAQVYVLSKDEGGRHTPFFNGYRPQFYFRTTDVTGTANLPEGVEMVMPGDNVEMTVNLIAPIAMEEGLRFAIREGGRTVGAGRVTKITA
- a CDS encoding SpoIIE family protein phosphatase, translating into MAGSPPASRRFSPALSNDLVVAVLVGAAYWFAAELSLKLALIERNITPLWPPSGIAVVGLLLFGRRLWPAIAIAAFAVNLPISETALAAAATAVGNTVAPLIAAMLLLATGFHSRMDRPRDVVALVGLAALLSMLVSATIGSGTLVLSGAIPTERFLAAWSVWWAGDAVGVLVFAPLLLFLSTIRERRVAFRWATAFEAAALGVVLVLVAAYAVTSDIQLLFLVLPVVGWAAWRFRHAGAAPAVIIACVAATWAAVEGRGPFANARLFDTMLTLQAFNATVAFTAFLLASLVEERARARQALERAAADLETRVQQRTSELSAANELLEREVAERREAESRLRRSERALAEAHEVARIGTWEWDVITGEVHWSDEMYRIHGAEPQSFPVTFDRAIELAPPEDQSRIRENVQSALESGRTRVADIEYRVVLPDGETRHLFGRARLTRDAAGAPVRMLGIVQDVTERHQFEREHRIADTLQTALLPRSFDDIEGVEVAARYEPAEAGFNAGGDWYDVVPITPSTVALVIGDVAGHGLEAASLMGQLRMAVRAYALEGHPPHVVAVRAEALLRQIASDQMVTMLYLVVDLDTLEGRLVNAGHPPPLVVNGTAAQFLDAPPGPPMGIGEHARFGETSVRIEPGTTLILYTDGLVDRRDLALDDGLARLLRIAEAHALLNVEELCDRLLAEMVPGDVTDDIALLAIRQLPVPAEGVHLRIDAEPRTLSRVRRSLHRWLSVNGVPRPDSEEIVLASTEAVTNSIRHAYGPGDGWVDIQARLDDGHVDVEVRDGGKWRPLRGGDGGRGLGMIHACMPEVTIERGGSGTTVRMRRPVSTAGSQ
- a CDS encoding DUF192 domain-containing protein, producing the protein MGRIDRTSVSRLMALVLAFAAVACADAPAPSESAAERPRLVIEAADGPVSVDVEVADEGFERRVGLMGRTKLPAGAGMAFLFPEPTPGSFWMKDTLIPLSIAFWNESGAIVAILDMEPCPDDECPSYDPGVDFVGALEVNQGFFDEHRIDVGDRVRLVGVPV
- a CDS encoding STAS domain-containing protein, whose amino-acid sequence is MTLEGDGEVLTARITGEIDLSNASELEETIVDAVQNTALGMVVDLSGVEYLDSAGVRMLVHLVERFRWRQQVMRAAAPDGSRVRGVLSMAGADGVIPVDATVTDAREWIVAAADEAANREEPGA